One genomic region from Gemmobacter aquarius encodes:
- a CDS encoding 7TM-DISM domain-containing protein, producing MQNRSRDRRFGWLGCASAVILCAVALLWHGTPARAQADGPTYGVLVDPDRTRTIDDVQQYLFRPVASSFGGGFTKAAYWVRITFPRGDPPPQNLRFRPLSTDLIELYTPMPDGGWHVSRNGELGTPTGAASQTIGWYGFDIDPLPGPVTYYARITTASAAAIAITSVPASIDMRETVRTAAFYAGLLALQFIAIFLAFTRLEPLHSLAAFSFVAMSTIFAAYIYWISGYGPLVIGLQRGFWLDTIYTAFCGVALFSIVSFHYLFLRDYDPPRLLMHAHFVLLLVSASVPFLSVFAPGLTGLRVAYAVYLAMVPMLVAMLLTLRGNAAIPRHRLYYVYVPYLAALVANIGTRLGWVDSAILYAYSVEALALVNATLVLAILWLKNRAANDRMLEREVSLARISAELAVARGYRDTQLELVKTIDRLARTVADRTRHALAGGEVGADAARVERSVDALGAVIERCLFAFRAEAGHWNVTREAFDPGLAMQEMAATLAPPDTWTFELMPMMLWSDRVLFDLAARNILSNALAYRAPQTPVTVGVVPSVRHDRVGALVTVKNTAPTGTPFAPDRVFEKFYRGESARSKSGTGLGLFIARGAVHALSGEIALTGPVDPADRPDPAATVTASLWIPNA from the coding sequence ATGCAAAACAGGAGTCGCGACAGGCGCTTTGGCTGGCTGGGCTGCGCGTCTGCGGTGATCCTGTGCGCGGTCGCGCTTTTGTGGCATGGCACCCCGGCGCGGGCGCAGGCCGACGGGCCGACCTATGGCGTGCTGGTCGACCCTGACCGTACGCGGACCATCGACGATGTGCAGCAGTACCTGTTCCGCCCCGTGGCCTCGTCCTTTGGCGGTGGCTTCACCAAGGCGGCCTATTGGGTCCGCATCACCTTTCCAAGGGGCGATCCGCCGCCGCAGAACCTGCGGTTCCGTCCGCTTTCGACCGACCTGATCGAACTTTACACCCCCATGCCCGACGGGGGCTGGCACGTATCGCGCAATGGCGAGCTTGGCACGCCGACGGGTGCTGCGTCGCAGACCATCGGCTGGTATGGTTTCGACATCGACCCCTTGCCGGGACCGGTGACCTATTACGCGCGCATCACCACCGCTTCGGCGGCCGCGATCGCCATCACCTCGGTTCCCGCAAGCATAGACATGCGCGAAACCGTCAGGACGGCGGCGTTCTACGCAGGCCTTTTGGCGCTGCAATTCATCGCCATCTTTCTGGCCTTCACACGGCTGGAACCGCTCCATTCGCTGGCGGCTTTCAGCTTTGTCGCGATGAGCACGATCTTTGCAGCCTATATCTACTGGATTTCAGGCTACGGACCACTGGTGATCGGCCTGCAACGCGGGTTCTGGCTCGATACGATCTACACTGCGTTTTGCGGCGTGGCGCTGTTCAGCATCGTCTCGTTCCACTACCTTTTCCTGCGCGATTATGACCCGCCGCGCCTGCTGATGCACGCCCATTTCGTGCTGCTGCTTGTATCGGCAAGTGTTCCGTTCCTGAGCGTGTTCGCGCCGGGTTTGACCGGGTTGCGCGTGGCCTATGCCGTGTATCTGGCGATGGTTCCGATGCTTGTTGCCATGCTGCTGACGCTGCGCGGCAACGCGGCCATTCCCCGGCATCGGCTATATTATGTCTATGTGCCCTATCTTGCCGCTCTGGTCGCCAACATCGGCACGCGGCTGGGTTGGGTCGATAGCGCGATCCTTTACGCCTATAGCGTCGAGGCGCTTGCCTTGGTCAACGCCACACTGGTCCTTGCGATCCTGTGGCTGAAGAACCGCGCCGCGAATGACCGGATGCTGGAACGCGAAGTGTCGCTCGCCCGCATTTCGGCCGAACTTGCCGTGGCACGCGGCTACCGCGACACACAGCTCGAACTGGTGAAGACCATCGACCGTCTGGCCCGCACCGTGGCAGACCGGACGCGGCATGCCCTGGCCGGGGGCGAGGTGGGCGCCGACGCAGCGCGGGTCGAACGGTCGGTCGATGCGCTCGGAGCGGTGATCGAAAGGTGCCTCTTTGCCTTTCGGGCAGAGGCGGGGCATTGGAACGTGACCCGCGAAGCCTTTGACCCCGGCCTTGCAATGCAAGAGATGGCGGCCACGCTGGCCCCGCCCGACACATGGACGTTCGAGTTGATGCCGATGATGCTCTGGTCGGACCGGGTGCTGTTCGACCTTGCGGCCCGCAACATCCTGTCGAACGCGCTGGCCTATCGCGCGCCACAGACGCCGGTGACGGTCGGCGTCGTCCCGTCAGTCCGGCATGACCGGGTCGGCGCTTTGGTGACGGTAAAAAACACAGCCCCCACCGGCACGCCATTCGCGCCCGACCGGGTGTTCGAGAAATTCTACCGTGGAGAGTCGGCGCGCAGCAAAAGCGGCACCGGACTGGGCCTGTTCATCGCCCGCGGCGCGGTTCACGCACTTTCTGGCGAGATCGCCCTGACCGGACCTGTCGACCCAGCCGACCGGCCCGATCCAGCCGCCACGGTAACGGCCAGCTTGTGGATACCCAACGCATGA
- a CDS encoding LLM class flavin-dependent oxidoreductase → MPNHPMLSGDRFRLGTFSSNCSSGMTPTKIAGRWNNSWDNNLKLAKMLDEAGIDFMLPIARWIGYGGETDFHGGVLETMTWAAGLLAATKNIAIFATIHTAANHPAVVAKQIATIDQIGHGRAGLNIVAGWNKPEYEALGLTLPDDHESRYAYAQEWFDLVQKLWTSDQHFDWQGKYFKAHKIKGDPKPMRGTVPIINAAGSPQGREFATDNANFLFTPAIDLNRSKDEIAELKAQARAKGREVNVLTFAHVICRPTEAEAQEFLKFTAVDNADTEAVDNLVNLQFAHAHSFPHDLLAQIKHLFAMGHGGFPLVGTPDQVATGILKLHATGFAGTTLSFVDYVEEFPYFRDTVLPKLEAAGIR, encoded by the coding sequence ATGCCAAACCACCCGATGCTGTCGGGCGACCGCTTTCGCCTTGGCACGTTCTCGTCCAACTGCTCGTCCGGTATGACCCCGACCAAGATCGCAGGGCGCTGGAACAATTCATGGGACAACAACCTCAAACTCGCCAAGATGCTGGACGAGGCGGGGATCGACTTCATGCTGCCCATCGCCCGCTGGATCGGCTACGGCGGCGAGACCGATTTTCACGGCGGCGTGCTGGAAACCATGACATGGGCGGCGGGCCTGCTGGCCGCGACAAAGAACATCGCCATCTTCGCCACGATCCACACGGCGGCGAACCATCCGGCGGTGGTGGCCAAGCAGATCGCCACCATCGACCAGATCGGCCACGGGCGGGCGGGGCTGAACATCGTCGCAGGCTGGAACAAGCCGGAATACGAAGCACTTGGCCTGACCCTGCCCGATGACCACGAAAGCCGCTACGCCTATGCGCAGGAATGGTTCGACCTTGTCCAGAAGCTCTGGACCTCCGACCAGCATTTCGACTGGCAGGGCAAGTATTTCAAGGCCCACAAGATAAAGGGCGACCCCAAGCCGATGCGCGGCACGGTCCCGATCATCAACGCCGCAGGCAGCCCGCAGGGGCGCGAATTCGCCACCGACAACGCCAATTTCCTGTTCACCCCTGCCATCGACCTGAATCGCTCGAAAGACGAGATCGCAGAGCTGAAAGCGCAGGCCCGTGCCAAGGGGCGCGAGGTGAATGTGCTGACATTCGCCCATGTCATCTGCCGCCCGACCGAAGCCGAGGCGCAAGAGTTCCTGAAATTCACCGCCGTCGACAATGCCGATACCGAAGCGGTGGACAATCTGGTGAACCTGCAATTTGCCCATGCCCACAGCTTTCCGCATGACCTTCTGGCGCAGATCAAGCATCTGTTTGCCATGGGCCACGGCGGCTTTCCCCTTGTCGGCACGCCCGATCAGGTGGCGACAGGCATCCTGAAACTGCATGCCACGGGCTTTGCCGGCACCACGCTGTCCTTTGTCGATTACGTCGAGGAATTCCCCTATTTCCGCGACACCGTCTTGCCCAAGCTGGAAGCGGCAGGCATCCGTTAA